From the genome of Papaver somniferum cultivar HN1 chromosome 2, ASM357369v1, whole genome shotgun sequence, one region includes:
- the LOC113347815 gene encoding protein indeterminate-domain 7-like, which yields MKGLIFQQQEQQQQQQLLVEENMSSNLTNTTTSAASGEGILSSSLSPHNQSSTTTLTSSQTPSVKRKRSLPGNPDPDSEVIALSPKTLMATNRFVCEICNKGFQRDQNLQLHRRGHNLPWKLKQRNNKEVINKKVYVCPEVNCVHHDPSRALGDLTGIKKHFSRKHGEKKWKCEKCSKKYAVQSDWKAHSKTCGTREYRCDCGTLFSRRDSFITHRAFCDALAEETARTPTISIINPLQQQHQLQPQYFHAQQQQQQQHYNLIRPEMPTWLSCPQPIELSTSSPSMYSTRFEQDQYSQQQTPTHENHENQNKNYQQQISSPSAAASSPHMSATALLQKAAQMGATISKPSSSSAATASLMNNRVLQPHHSHMSSSNGNNNPASTTSVTTTETGFGLGLSSHEEDIENGSSDNNNSNSFVPDHGLASFDDDHNNSTKAAMTSGNFMDHHISAQTHQQQLQDMMNSLSSASGGFDMSSSSFGHHHHQQAFDSTRRSSNESRASSTTTTKTPKQKDGMTRDFLGLRAFSHADILNMNMSIGDGNKNFDHHLQQQQCTAAASPHHFDHHQQVQNQDTKPWQQ from the exons ATGAAAGGTCTTATATTTCAGCAAcaagaacagcagcagcagcagcagctactGGTTGAAGAAAACATGTCATCAAATTTGACAAATACTACTACTTCTGCAGCATCTGGTGAAGGAATTCTATCTTCTTCATTGTCACCTCACAATCAAAGCTCTACCACTACTCTTACAAGTAGTCAAACTCCATCAGtgaaaagaaagagaagtttACCAGGAAACCCAG ACCCAGATTCAGAAGTGATAGCTTTATCACCAAAGACATTGATGGCAACAAACAGATTTGTGTGTGAGATATGTAACAAAGGTTTTCAAAGAGATCAAAATCTACAATTACACAGAAGAGGACATAATTTACCATGGAAGCTGAAACAAAGGAACAACAAAGAAGTGATTAATAAGAAAGTGTATGTATGTCCTGAGGTCAATTGTGTACACCATGATCCATCCAGAGCGCTTGGTGATCTTACAGGGATTAAGAAGCATTTCAGCAGGAAACATGGTGAGAAGAAATGGAAATGTGAGAaatgttcaaagaaatatgctgttCAGTCTGATTGGAAAGCTCATTCTAAAACCTGTGGTACTAGAGAGTATAGATGTGACTGTGGTACACTTTTCTCAAG GCGGGATAGTTTTATTACTCATAGGGCATTCTGTGATGCATTAGCTGAAGAAACTGCAAGGacaccaacaatttcaataatcAACCCActtcagcagcagcatcagcTGCAACCTCAATATTTCCATGcccaacagcaacaacagcagcaacattaCAACTTGATTAGACCAGAAATGCCAACATGGTTATCCTGCCCACAACCCATTGAGCTCTCCACTTCCTCACCATCAATGTATTCAACAAGGTTTGAACAAGATCAATATTCACAACAACAAACTCCAACTCATGAAAATCATGAGAATCAAAATAAGAATTACCAACAGCAAATTTCTTCGCCGTCCGCGGCGGCATCGTCCCCGCATATGTCTGCAACTGCATTGCTTCAAAAAGCAGCTCAAATGGGTGCAACCATTAGTAAaccttcttcatcctcagcaGCAACAGCTTCATTGATGAACAATAGAGTACTACAACCCCACCATAGTCACATGTCCTCTTCCAATGGTAATAATAACCCTGCTAGTACTACTTCTGTTACTACAACTGAAACTGGTTTTGGTTTAGGTCTGTCTTCACATGAAGAAGACATAGAAAATGGGAGTAgtgataataataatagtaacagTTTTGTTCCTGATCATGGCTTGGCCTCTTTTGATGATGATCACAATAATAGTACTAAAGCTGCAATGACTTCTGGTAACTTCATGGACCACCACATTTCTGCACAAACTCACCAGCAGCAGCTTCAAGATATGATGAATTCTCTGTCTTCAGCAAGTGGGGGGTTTGATATGTCATCATCATCTTTTGGtcatcaccatcatcaacaaGCTTTTGATAGTACTAGGAGATCATCTAATGAATCAAgagcatcatcaacaacaacaacaaaaaccccaaaacaaaAGGATGGAATGACTAGAGATTTCTTGGGTTTAAGAGCATTTTCTCATGCTGATATTCTGAATATGAATATGAGTATTGGGGATGGTAATAAGAATTTTGATCATCATCTACAACAGCAACAatgcactgctgctgcttctcCTCATCACTttgatcatcatcaacaagttcaAAATCAGGATACAAAACCATGGCAGCAGTAA